CTCGAGCGCGCGGGCGAGCCTGCGGCGATCGGCAAGGAGCCATTTGGGCGGGCGTCCACGCTCGAGCTGCGGCCCGAGCGCCAGCGCCTCGGCAGTCTCACGCTGGCCGGCGCCGCCCAGAATCTGGGGCCAGTCCTTGGTGTGGGCAACTTGGGCGTAGGCTGGAGCCGCCAGCAAGCTTGCCGCGATCGCCAGAACCCGCACGAACGAAGAACGCATACGCCCACCCCCGATTGCTGCGGCCAATCTCGTCGATGGATTCGCGAAGTCAACCAGCCCGGAAACAATGTCGTCGCAACCGTCCGACATAGGTAGGGCGACTCGAAGGCAAGGGTCACGCCAGGCTCACACTGTCGCGCCTGTTCCAGCGACGGATGGCCATGCGGAAGATGTCAAAAGTTCAGCCCAACGCGAGTTTGTGTTCCGGCCGGCATCGACGCTGTCAAAGAGCGAGCGGCAAGTGCCCGAACGTCGATTTCCAGCAGGGAAAATCCTACTTTTCAGGCGGTTGGCAGGCCGCGGCCAGACGCTCCTCAGCTACCGGGAAAACGGCCATCGCCGGAGCAAGGGTCAGGCAAAGGCGGGCGAACTCCTGAGGTGCTGATAGGCGGCGATGACTTCCTGCAGCTTGGCCTCGTGCCCGCGGTCGCCGCCGTTGCGGTCGGGGTGATACCGCCGCACCAGCTCCGAATAGCGCTGCCGCAGCCCGGTACGGTCGGTATCGATCTCCAACGCGAGCGTGCGCATCGCCTCGCGGTCCTTGCCCGATAGCGGCTTGCCGTCCTTGCGTTCAGCCCGGTCCTTCATCTTGTCCCGGAAGCGTGCGCTGATCGCGTCGAGCGGATCGGAGAAATCGGCCCAGCGCGGCGGCCGGTCGGCGCCGCCGGTGGTGTTGAACGCGCGCGTTTCGCGCTCCCAGCCGGCCAGCGGGCTCTGCGCATCGTGGATCTCGTCGGGGCTCATCCCCTTGAAGAAATTATACCCCGAATTGAACGCGCGGACGTGATCGAGACACAGCCAGCGGAACGGCGGCGGTCCGTCGCCCGGGCGCCCGGTTCCCTGGAGCGGCGGCGCACGGAATTCGCCTGCCTCCGAACAGCCCGGCTCGGCGCACAGCCGTCCCGGCGCCTCCACGCGACCGTGGAAACGGGCATTGGGTCGATCCTTTTTCGGCTGTGCGTCAGCCACGCTACCTCCCTTGAGCAAACGGCCTATATAGGCGCGATGACCGACCCTTCCAGCGGCGGACTCGCCGACATCATCGCCGCCCGTCTCATCGCCGCGCTCGCCCCGACGCAGCTCGACGTGATCAACGACAGCCACCACCACAGCGGCCATCTCGGCGACGACGGCACCGGCGAATCGCATTGGACCGTAGTGATCGAGAGCGAGGCCTTTGTCGGCGCCTCGCGCGTTCAGCGACAGCGATTGGTCAATAACGCGCTTGCCGATCTGCTCACCGGCCGCATCCACGCGCTGGCGATCAAAGCACGCGCACCGGGAGAACAGGCATGACGACGTACAAGCTCTGGTACTGGGCCGAAATCCAGGGGCGGGGCGAGTTCGTCAGGCTGGCGATGGAGGCGGGCGACATCGCCTATGTCGACGTCGCGCGTGAGCGCGGCAGCGAGGCGCTGATCGCCGACATGAAGGCGCGAACCGACCGCCCGCCGTTCGCGCCGCCCTATCTCGATACTGGCAGCCAAGTGATCGCGCAGGTCGCCAACATCCTGCTCTATCTTGGCGACCGCCACGGCATCGCGCCGGCGGACGAGGCGACGCGGCGCTGGCTCCACGAGGTCCAGCTTACGATCGCCGATTTCATCGCCGAAGTGCACCAGGTGCATCACCCGGTAGGCATCGGGCTTTATTACGAGGACCAGCAGGCCGAGGCGGCGCGGTTCGCCAAGGAATTTCGCGACGAGCGGATGCCCAAGTTCCTGAGCTGGTTCGAGCGTTCGGTCGCGGGCGACTGGCTGGCGGGGGATCGCTGGAGCTATGGCGACACCTCGATCTTCCAGCTGATCGAGGGGCTGCACTACATGTTTCCCAAGCGGATGAAGGCGATCGAAGGCGACTATCCCAGGCTGATCGCGATCCGCGACCGCGTCGCCCAGCTTCCCGGTATCCACGATTATTGCGCGAGCGACCGGCGGATCGGCTTCAATACCCAGGGCATCTTCCGCCACTATCCCGAGCTCGATGCCGACTGATCGGAAACCGTGCCTTTCTGATCGATGGCTGTCCGGCAACGCCGTGCCCGGCTATGTTTCGCCCTCAGCCGGAGGGACAGCATGCGCGAAGACCTGATTACGATGACGATCGATCCCGTCACTCACGATCTGGGCGGGTTCAAGGTGCACCGGACCTTGCCGTCGCGGCCGCGGACGATGGTGGGGCCATTCATCTTCTTCGACCAGATGGGGCCAGCGCGGCTCGAAGTCGGCACCGGGATCGACGTGCGCCCGCACCCGCACATCAACCTCGCCACGGTGACCTACCTCTATGCGGGGTCGCTCGATCACCGCGATTCCCTCGGCACCTTCGCGACGATCGAGCCCGGCGCAGTCAATCTGATGACGGCGGGGCACGGCATCGTCCATTCGGAGCGCTCGCCCTCGGCCGAGCGCACGATCGGGCCCGAGCTGTCGGGGATCCAGACCTGGCTGGCGCTGCCCGAGCGCGACGAGGAGATCGATCCCGCCTTCGAGCATGTCACGGCGGCCGACTTGCCGGTGATCGAAGGCAAGGGCGCGACTGCGCGGGTGGTGATGGGCGATCTCTGGGGGGCGACCGCGCCGACCACGACCTATGCCCAGACCATCTATGCCGACATCGCGCTTACGCCGGGCGGGTCGATCCCGATCGACCCGAGCGCGGACGAGCGAGCGCTCTATGTGTCGATGGGCGAGGCGAGCCTGGACGGGCTGCCGCTGCTGCCGATGACGCTCTATGTCCTGCGTCCGGGCGTCGCCGCGACCTTGCGCTCGGAGCGCGGCGCGCAGGTGATGTTGTGCGGCGGGGAGGCGTTCAAGACGCCGCGCCATGTCTGGTGGAACTTCGTCTCGTCGAGCCGCGACCGGATCAACCAGGCCAAGCAAGACTGGACGGCGGGGAACTTCCCCAAGGTGCCGGGGGACGACAAGGAGTGGATCCCGATTCCGGCGGTGCCGAAGACGGTGAGCTATCCGTAAGCGCTCCCCTCCCGCTTGCGGGAGGGGTCGGGGGAGGGCATGAAGTTTGGGCCGCGCGGCGGATGGGAGTAACCCCTCCCCCTAACCCCTCCCGCGAGCGGGAGGGGAACGTGACAGAACTCCAGCGCATATCCCTGCCCACCGGGGTCGAACTCGACGTAGCCATCGCGGGCGATCCGGCCAATCCGCCGATCTTCCTGCTCCATGGCTTTCCCGAATCGCACCGGACGTGGCGACATCAGATCCCCGAGCTGGCGAAGGACTATTATGTCGTCGCGGCGGACCAGCGCGGCTTCGCGCGGTCGTCCAAGCCCGAGGGGGTGGCGAACTACACGCCCGACAAGCCCGTCGGCGACCTGCTCGCGCTGGCCGATCATCTCGGGATAGATCGCTTTACGCTGGCCGGGCATGACTGGGGCGGGGCGATCGCGTGGATGGCGGCGCTGCAGAACCCGCAGCGGATCGCGCGGCTGATCATCGTCAATGCGCCGCATCCCTATGTCTTTCAGCGCTCGCTGTTCGACGATCCGGCGCAGCGCAAGGCGAGCCAGTATATCTCGCGCTTTCGCGACACCGGGATCGACCAGGGACTGGTCGGGGCGGGGCTGGAGCGCTTCTTTGCCTCGACCTTCGCGCAGCATGTGGTCGGCGGGATCGCGGGCAAGGACAAGGCCGCGTATATGGACGAATGGGGCCAGCCCGGCGCGATGACGGCGATGCTCAACTGGTATCGCGCCTCGGCGATCATCGTTCCCGACGACGATACCCCACGCCCGGTCTGGCTCGACGCGCCGTTCCCGCCGGTGACCCAGCCGACGCTGGTGATCTGGGGCATGCAGGACAAGGCGCTGCTGCCGGCGCAGCTGGAGCTGGAGGCGTTCGTGCCCGACCTGAGCATCGTTCGCATCGAGGATGGCGGGCATTTCGTGCCCTGGGAAAGGCCCGAGGCGGTTACCGCGGCAATGCGCGACTGGCTCGCCAGCCAGAACGCCTAGCGCTTGCTGCGCATGCCCGCGGTCTTCTTGACCGCCGGATCGTCGAGCAGCCGGCGATAGTCCGCACCCTGCGGATCGAGCAGCGCGATGCGGCCTTCGCTATTGTGATGCACACTCCAGCCGAACTGCTTGACCAAAGGTGAGGCGCGCAGGCACGCCTGCGGCTTGGCGAAGAATTCCTCGCGGTTCTTGTCGCCGCCGCGGGCGCGGTGCGTTTCGTGGAGCAGGTCGTCGCTGGTCATCGCGTAAGGCTTGGCGAGCAGGGCATGCTGGACCGTGGCGATCGTGCCGGGCTTTTCGGGGATCGTGCCTTGGGACACCGGGCAATCGGGCGCCGGCGTGATCAGCGTGTCGCGATAGATGGTCGTGTGCATCAGAACATCTCCACCCATGCGCCGTGTGCCTGTGAATGGGCCAGCTTCACGAAGTCGCCGCCGCCGGGCCAGCTGCGCACCCAGATTTCCTGGCGCGGGTTCAGTCCGCGATCGGGCTCGAAGCGGACCCAGCCGAGCGGCCGCGCGCGCGTCGCCTTCGCGCCCGCCGCTTCCATCGCCGCGGTGATCCGGGCCTGGCGCTCGGCGCCGAGATATTGCCAGACCACCGAATGCATCAGCACGCGCGTGACGCCGTCGGCCTGCGGCTCGGCGAGGCGGGCGTCGAGCCAGTCCGCGGCGTCGCCATCTTCCAGTTGCACCGGCGCGGCGCGCTGCATCTCGATCCCGGCGGTGAGGCGGCCGAGCCGTTCGGGATTGTCGGCCCAGACATAGGCGCGCAGCCGCTCCGCCGCGGCGGGATCGGTGGCGTCGATCGGCTGCACATCGACGCCGCGGGTGGACGCGAAGCCGACCGGCAATGCCGGCGGTGGGCTGCCGCGCCACTCGGGACGGATCGTGACCGGCGAATCGGCGGGGCCGGCCAGCGTGCCGCCGAGATCGAAGCGATAGCGGTCCATCAGCAAATTGAGCCCGGCGCTCGATCCGATCTCGAGCAGCTCGATCGGCTGGCCGAAGCGGCGGACGATCTCGATCATCCCGACCATCAGCCCCGCCGATCGGCCCGGTTCGTTGGTTTGCGGCGGACCGTCGAGCCACGGGCAGAGCGCATCGTCGTGCGCGGCGAAGCTGGCGCGGAGGATGTGGATGACCTCAGCGGGGTCAGTGACTGCGCCGGCGAACAGTCGCGAGAGTTCGGTATCCTTGCCCGACAGGTCCAGCGCATGGAGCCCGCCCACGGTGCGCAGCGGCAGCGCGTCGGCAGTCGGATCGCCCGGCCAGTCCAGCGCACGGGCGCCGGTGCGCGTCTCGCGATCGAGGCTTTCGGCAAGCCCGGCGCAGATGCGCGCGGTGATCGGCGCATCCATCGTGATGCAATACTGCTCCTGCTTGCGGAACGCGGCGCGGTTGGTCTGTTCGTCGGCCATGCCGCGCGTGTTGCGCCCGGGGCACCCCCCAAGTAAAGCCCCGGCCACTCATGCAAGAACCGCTCATCCTTGCCGTGCCAAAGGGCCGGATCCTCGACGAGGCGCTGCCGCTGCTCGCGGCAGTCGGCATCGTGCCGGAACCCGCCTTTTCGGATCCGAACAGCCGGGCGCTGCGCTTCAAGACCAACAGCCTCGCGATCGACCTGATCCGGGTTCGAGCGTTCGACGTGGCGACCTTCGTCGCGCATGGCGCGGCGCAGCTCGGGATCGTCGGATCGGACGTGCTGGCGGAGTTCGATTATTCGGAACTCTACGCGCCGGTGGACCTCGGCATCGGTCATTGCCGGATTTCGGTGGCGGAGCCTGCCGATCTGGCCGCGAAGGACGATCCGCGCGGCTGGAGCCATGTCCGTATCGCGACCAAATATCCGCACATCACGCGCGCCCATTTCGAGGCGCGCGGGGTGCAGGCGGAGTGCGTCAAGCTGAACGGCGCGATGGAGCTGGCGCCGGTGCTGGGGCTGGCGCCGCGGATCGTCGATCTCGTCTCCTCGGGCAAGACGCTCAAGGAGAACGGGCTGGTCGAAGTCGAGGTGATCGCGCAGGTCACCAGCCGCCTCGTCGTCAATCGCGCCGCGTTCAAGATGCGTGCGACCGAAGTGGTGCCGCTGGTCGACGGGTTTCGGAAGGCTGTGGCGTGATCCGGCTCGACGCCTCTACTTCCGACTTCCCCGCGAAGTTCACCACGCTGGTCAACGCGCGGCGCGAGGCGGACGAGGATGTGGCGCGCAACGTCACGCACATCATCAAGCGGGTGCGCGACGAAGGCGATGCCGCGCTCAAGGACCTGACCCGGCTGTTCGACAAGCATGATCTCGACCAGAGCGGCTGGAAGATCGACCGCGCCGAGTGCCTTGCGGCATGGGAGGGGCTGACTCCCGAACTGCGCGGCGCGCTCGAACTCGCCGCCGAACGGATCGCCGTCTATCACGCCAGGCAGAAGCCGGAGGACAGCGACGGGATCGACAGCGCCGGCGTCCGGCTCGGCGCGCGCTGGCGGGCCGTGGATTCTGCCGGGGTCTATGTCCCCGGCGGGCGCGCGGCGTATCCCAGCTCGGTGCTGATGAACGCGATTCCGGCCAAGGCGGCGGGCGTGCGGCGGCTGGTGATGGTGACGCCGACACCGAACGGCGAGGTCAATCCGCTGGTGCTGGCCGCGGCGCATATCGCCGGGGTGGACGAATT
This genomic stretch from Sphingomonas sp. LM7 harbors:
- the hisG gene encoding ATP phosphoribosyltransferase, which encodes MQEPLILAVPKGRILDEALPLLAAVGIVPEPAFSDPNSRALRFKTNSLAIDLIRVRAFDVATFVAHGAAQLGIVGSDVLAEFDYSELYAPVDLGIGHCRISVAEPADLAAKDDPRGWSHVRIATKYPHITRAHFEARGVQAECVKLNGAMELAPVLGLAPRIVDLVSSGKTLKENGLVEVEVIAQVTSRLVVNRAAFKMRATEVVPLVDGFRKAVA
- a CDS encoding pirin family protein; this encodes MREDLITMTIDPVTHDLGGFKVHRTLPSRPRTMVGPFIFFDQMGPARLEVGTGIDVRPHPHINLATVTYLYAGSLDHRDSLGTFATIEPGAVNLMTAGHGIVHSERSPSAERTIGPELSGIQTWLALPERDEEIDPAFEHVTAADLPVIEGKGATARVVMGDLWGATAPTTTYAQTIYADIALTPGGSIPIDPSADERALYVSMGEASLDGLPLLPMTLYVLRPGVAATLRSERGAQVMLCGGEAFKTPRHVWWNFVSSSRDRINQAKQDWTAGNFPKVPGDDKEWIPIPAVPKTVSYP
- a CDS encoding DUF2332 domain-containing protein; this encodes MADEQTNRAAFRKQEQYCITMDAPITARICAGLAESLDRETRTGARALDWPGDPTADALPLRTVGGLHALDLSGKDTELSRLFAGAVTDPAEVIHILRASFAAHDDALCPWLDGPPQTNEPGRSAGLMVGMIEIVRRFGQPIELLEIGSSAGLNLLMDRYRFDLGGTLAGPADSPVTIRPEWRGSPPPALPVGFASTRGVDVQPIDATDPAAAERLRAYVWADNPERLGRLTAGIEMQRAAPVQLEDGDAADWLDARLAEPQADGVTRVLMHSVVWQYLGAERQARITAAMEAAGAKATRARPLGWVRFEPDRGLNPRQEIWVRSWPGGGDFVKLAHSQAHGAWVEMF
- a CDS encoding BolA family transcriptional regulator; amino-acid sequence: MTDPSSGGLADIIAARLIAALAPTQLDVINDSHHHSGHLGDDGTGESHWTVVIESEAFVGASRVQRQRLVNNALADLLTGRIHALAIKARAPGEQA
- a CDS encoding alpha/beta fold hydrolase — encoded protein: MTELQRISLPTGVELDVAIAGDPANPPIFLLHGFPESHRTWRHQIPELAKDYYVVAADQRGFARSSKPEGVANYTPDKPVGDLLALADHLGIDRFTLAGHDWGGAIAWMAALQNPQRIARLIIVNAPHPYVFQRSLFDDPAQRKASQYISRFRDTGIDQGLVGAGLERFFASTFAQHVVGGIAGKDKAAYMDEWGQPGAMTAMLNWYRASAIIVPDDDTPRPVWLDAPFPPVTQPTLVIWGMQDKALLPAQLELEAFVPDLSIVRIEDGGHFVPWERPEAVTAAMRDWLASQNA
- a CDS encoding J domain-containing protein, with the translated sequence MADAQPKKDRPNARFHGRVEAPGRLCAEPGCSEAGEFRAPPLQGTGRPGDGPPPFRWLCLDHVRAFNSGYNFFKGMSPDEIHDAQSPLAGWERETRAFNTTGGADRPPRWADFSDPLDAISARFRDKMKDRAERKDGKPLSGKDREAMRTLALEIDTDRTGLRQRYSELVRRYHPDRNGGDRGHEAKLQEVIAAYQHLRSSPAFA
- a CDS encoding glutathione S-transferase; the protein is MTTYKLWYWAEIQGRGEFVRLAMEAGDIAYVDVARERGSEALIADMKARTDRPPFAPPYLDTGSQVIAQVANILLYLGDRHGIAPADEATRRWLHEVQLTIADFIAEVHQVHHPVGIGLYYEDQQAEAARFAKEFRDERMPKFLSWFERSVAGDWLAGDRWSYGDTSIFQLIEGLHYMFPKRMKAIEGDYPRLIAIRDRVAQLPGIHDYCASDRRIGFNTQGIFRHYPELDAD
- a CDS encoding DUF6157 family protein, translated to MHTTIYRDTLITPAPDCPVSQGTIPEKPGTIATVQHALLAKPYAMTSDDLLHETHRARGGDKNREEFFAKPQACLRASPLVKQFGWSVHHNSEGRIALLDPQGADYRRLLDDPAVKKTAGMRSKR